A region from the Nocardioides coralli genome encodes:
- a CDS encoding cystathionine gamma-synthase — MSQEHADKAGFETRAIHAGYEPDPTTGAVIPPIFATSTYKQDGVGGLRGGYEYSRSANPTRTALEGALAAVEEGERGFAFASGLAAEDTLVRTVCRPGDHVVFPDDAYGGTHRLFAKVEAAWGLGLTTAPVSDPDAVRAAIRPGETKLVWLETPTNPLLNIGDIEAIAAVAHDAGALLVVDNTFATPYLQQPLTLGADVVVHSTTKYVGGHSDVVGGALVVRDLELAEQVAFHQNAIGAVSGPFDAFLTHRGLKTLGVRMDRHCDNAEAVVEFLAAHPAVGSVIYPGLPEHPGHDVASRQMKRYGGMVSFRVTGGEEQALRVCDRARVFTLGESLGGVESLIEHPGRMTHASVAGTDLEVPADLVRLSVGIETAADLIADLDHALG, encoded by the coding sequence GTGAGCCAGGAACACGCCGACAAGGCCGGCTTCGAGACCCGGGCCATCCACGCCGGCTACGAGCCGGACCCGACCACGGGGGCGGTGATCCCGCCCATCTTCGCCACCAGCACCTACAAGCAGGACGGCGTCGGGGGGCTTCGCGGCGGCTACGAGTACAGCCGCTCCGCCAACCCCACCCGGACCGCGCTCGAGGGAGCCCTGGCGGCCGTCGAGGAGGGGGAGCGCGGCTTCGCGTTCGCCTCCGGCCTCGCGGCGGAGGACACCCTGGTCCGAACCGTGTGCCGACCCGGCGACCACGTGGTCTTCCCCGACGACGCCTACGGCGGCACCCACCGGCTCTTCGCCAAGGTCGAGGCGGCCTGGGGCCTCGGGCTGACCACCGCCCCGGTCTCCGACCCCGATGCCGTCCGCGCCGCCATCCGCCCCGGCGAGACGAAGCTGGTGTGGCTGGAGACCCCGACCAACCCGCTGCTCAACATCGGCGACATCGAGGCGATCGCCGCCGTCGCCCACGACGCGGGCGCGCTGCTCGTCGTCGACAACACCTTCGCCACGCCGTACCTCCAGCAGCCGCTCACCCTGGGCGCCGACGTGGTGGTCCACTCGACCACCAAGTACGTCGGCGGCCACTCCGACGTGGTCGGCGGCGCCCTCGTGGTGCGCGACCTCGAGCTGGCCGAGCAGGTCGCCTTCCACCAGAACGCGATCGGGGCGGTCAGCGGGCCCTTCGACGCCTTCCTCACCCACCGCGGCCTCAAGACGCTCGGGGTGCGGATGGACCGGCACTGCGACAACGCGGAGGCCGTCGTGGAGTTCCTGGCCGCCCACCCCGCCGTCGGCTCGGTCATCTACCCGGGGCTGCCCGAGCACCCCGGGCACGACGTCGCCAGCCGTCAGATGAAGCGGTACGGCGGCATGGTGTCGTTCCGCGTCACGGGCGGGGAGGAGCAGGCGCTGCGGGTCTGCGACCGGGCGCGGGTCTTCACGCTCGGTGAGTCGCTGGGCGGTGTGGAGAGCCTGATCGAGCACCCGGGCCGGATGACCCACGCCTCGGTCGCCGGTACCGACCTGGAGGTCCCCGCCGACCTGGTGCGGCTCAGCGTCGGGATCGAGACGGCCGCCGACCTGATCGCCGACCTCGACCATGCCCTCGGCTGA
- the msrA gene encoding peptide-methionine (S)-S-oxide reductase MsrA has product MFGLGGKTEMVTEERALGGRESRPWSLGTHVVLRTPVVSDDVPEGHEVAVFGLGCFWGAEEIYWQMPGVWSTSVGYAGGYTPHPTYDEVCSGRTGHTEAVRIVFDPEVVSYAALVKKFFEVHDPTQGMRQGNDVGTQYRSAIYWSTPEQEQTARELTKVYGDELARRRLGAITTEIRPASETPYFYAEDVHQQYLAKNPFGYRCHANTGVAFPETA; this is encoded by the coding sequence ATGTTCGGACTGGGCGGCAAGACCGAGATGGTGACCGAGGAGCGGGCCCTGGGAGGTCGGGAGTCCCGGCCGTGGTCGCTGGGGACGCACGTCGTGCTGCGCACACCCGTGGTGTCCGACGACGTCCCCGAGGGTCACGAGGTGGCGGTCTTCGGTCTCGGGTGCTTCTGGGGCGCCGAGGAGATCTACTGGCAGATGCCGGGCGTCTGGTCCACGTCGGTCGGGTACGCCGGCGGCTACACCCCGCACCCGACGTACGACGAGGTCTGCTCCGGCAGGACCGGCCACACCGAGGCCGTGCGGATCGTGTTCGACCCGGAGGTCGTCTCCTACGCCGCCCTGGTCAAGAAGTTCTTCGAGGTGCACGACCCCACCCAGGGCATGCGCCAGGGCAACGACGTCGGCACCCAGTACCGCTCGGCGATCTACTGGTCGACGCCCGAGCAGGAGCAGACCGCCCGCGAGCTGACCAAGGTCTACGGCGACGAGCTGGCGCGCCGCCGGCTCGGGGCGATCACGACCGAGATCCGGCCGGCCTCCGAGACGCCCTACTTCTACGCCGAGGACGTCCACCAGCAGTACCTGGCGAAGAACCCGTTCGGCTACCGCTGCCACGCCAACACCGGCGTCGCGTTCCCCGAGACCGCCTGA